From a region of the Halanaerobium hydrogeniformans genome:
- a CDS encoding patatin-like phospholipase family protein produces the protein MKIKDCAFVLEGGGMRGAFTAGIIDYLLQNNIYFEQLYGVSAGANNAANYCSRQRVRNKKLFTELVEDKRYMGIKNLIKNGSYFGMDFLFHKLPREVLPFDYQAFKNSSSNLKVAVTACESGEVEYFSPQKFESNEKIDKLFKASSSLPLMASPVEIEGKAYLDGGIKDSIPVKKALADGYKKVFVILTRPKDYRKSPLKAKFILDLFLKKYPNLVEGLKTRHLNYNKTLELIEEKEDKGEFFVFRPKDLEIDRFTKDVDQLKDLYSRGHDLALEKAEELKNWLKI, from the coding sequence TTGAAGATTAAAGATTGTGCTTTTGTACTTGAAGGTGGAGGTATGAGAGGTGCTTTTACGGCCGGAATTATAGATTATCTATTGCAAAATAATATATATTTTGAGCAGCTATATGGTGTTTCAGCTGGAGCTAATAATGCTGCTAATTACTGCAGCAGGCAGAGGGTGAGAAATAAGAAGCTCTTTACTGAACTTGTGGAAGATAAAAGATATATGGGAATTAAAAATTTAATTAAAAATGGCAGCTATTTTGGGATGGATTTTCTCTTTCATAAACTTCCCCGGGAGGTACTTCCTTTTGATTATCAGGCTTTTAAAAATTCTTCCAGCAATCTAAAAGTAGCTGTTACTGCCTGTGAAAGTGGGGAAGTAGAATATTTTTCTCCTCAAAAATTTGAGAGTAATGAAAAAATAGATAAACTATTTAAGGCTTCAAGCAGTTTGCCTTTGATGGCAAGTCCGGTAGAGATTGAAGGAAAAGCCTATCTAGATGGTGGAATAAAAGACTCAATTCCTGTTAAAAAGGCTTTGGCTGATGGTTATAAAAAGGTTTTTGTAATCTTAACCAGACCTAAAGATTACCGTAAATCACCTCTTAAAGCTAAATTCATATTAGATCTTTTCTTAAAAAAGTATCCTAATTTAGTTGAAGGCTTAAAAACAAGACATCTTAATTATAATAAAACTTTAGAATTAATTGAGGAGAAAGAAGATAAAGGTGAATTTTTTGTATTTAGACCTAAAGACTTAGAGATTGATCGCTTTACTAAAGATGTAGATCAGCTTAAAGATCTTTATAGTAGAGGCCATGATTTAGCACTAGAAAAAGCAGAAGAATTAAAGAATTGGCTTAAAATTTAA
- a CDS encoding alpha-amylase family glycosyl hydrolase, producing MVILQAFHWNCLNDWWKEISAIAEEISIKGFDAVWLPPPSKGMAGDNSMGYDIKEHYNLNSKFGDKKSLKELINKLHKNDVEVMADLVLGHMLGEKKEWNPYFKKKTYTKFEERHFPKNYEHFCHECGNCQSRNSFGETVCYYSDNAYMKDGLIDWAKWLKYEIGFDSFRLDNLKDMRWDFSKDFAAEFIDHTFMVGEYWSGDDEYLNGFINHTNLNVFNFPLYYNIKEMCMNPLFSMRNLEKTSKKNKINFLSNHDIERDERDFNKDAIITNKELGYAYILFQDNPAVIYWNDYFKYALREKLDELINLRKNSIDKKLELITLNDDIYHARRGRYNIIINNGYDSYNYSGLDVKGRDYEIFIQD from the coding sequence ATGGTAATATTACAGGCTTTTCATTGGAATTGTTTGAATGACTGGTGGAAAGAAATTAGTGCAATTGCTGAAGAGATTTCTATAAAAGGTTTTGATGCAGTCTGGCTGCCACCTCCTTCAAAAGGAATGGCGGGAGATAATTCTATGGGATATGATATTAAAGAACATTACAACTTGAATTCAAAATTTGGAGATAAGAAATCGCTGAAAGAACTGATAAATAAACTGCATAAAAATGATGTCGAAGTGATGGCTGATCTAGTTTTAGGCCATATGTTGGGTGAAAAAAAAGAATGGAATCCATATTTTAAGAAAAAAACATATACTAAATTTGAGGAAAGACACTTCCCGAAAAATTACGAGCATTTCTGTCACGAATGTGGTAACTGTCAGAGCAGAAACAGTTTTGGGGAAACGGTTTGCTATTATTCAGATAATGCATATATGAAAGATGGACTTATCGATTGGGCTAAATGGTTAAAATATGAAATAGGTTTTGATAGTTTTAGGCTTGATAATTTAAAAGATATGCGCTGGGATTTTTCAAAGGATTTTGCAGCTGAATTTATAGATCATACTTTTATGGTGGGTGAATACTGGTCTGGTGATGATGAATATTTAAATGGTTTTATTAATCATACCAATTTAAATGTTTTTAATTTCCCTCTCTATTATAATATTAAAGAGATGTGTATGAACCCCTTATTTTCAATGCGAAATTTAGAAAAAACATCTAAAAAGAATAAAATTAACTTTTTATCCAATCATGATATTGAGAGAGATGAAAGAGATTTCAATAAAGATGCTATTATTACAAATAAAGAGCTGGGTTATGCTTATATACTATTTCAGGATAATCCGGCAGTCATTTACTGGAATGACTATTTTAAATATGCTCTGAGAGAAAAACTGGATGAATTGATCAATCTTAGAAAAAATTCAATTGATAAAAAACTGGAATTAATAACTTTAAATGATGATATTTATCATGCCCGTCGGGGAAGATACAATATAATTATAAATAACGGTTATGATAGTTATAATTACTCAGGACTGGATGTTAAGGGTAGAGACTATGAGATCTTCATCCAGGATTAA
- a CDS encoding histidine kinase, with product MKKIFIIFACFLFLFLLADGSHANNDIREFENQTWEYIPGDLPSGRDNIYNFDLAEGWQSYQPGDTIEQSTDYSYIWLRVKLPDYDIDNPTLYLPGVLAIEYPFPYQLYLNGDQIYENGSLEGKLRLPENYHSLVSLPQNWQDKYLYFRFYNNNRQFTIGEEIIASISSYQNLIDDLFSRAPIGLIFALIYLLLGIFAGIIYFFRLNEKIYLYLALFLLATSIYTILYNQIFSVVFNQWNYSFYLIYYFSIFVLAGSFSFLISQIISSKEFLYKAIGYSYLITLVLAVFSYLLHPPSMFTFLKFYNISIIIFSIFTFAQILKIFLVDKEELSKEILILLTTISFLGIIALILVFDMLAVQYDIQIFRDQFDLLSYNLLSYGIFFVVLSLLFIVGRRFSAVYTDLVQYSEKLEEANKNLSKLDHFKDKFITTTLKEFKLPLYNIISAAESVIRNNVKALTVDSKKDLAGIIKGGQGLNYLFDSFIDYADIKKGTIESETEDLELNQIIDYIIEFFKPMLSEKDIKVENNIEKEKFIIVADKGQLIQAIYNLLEYVTVSIDSAEISFMAEKANNKIKIKLKIEANKILFKYKSDILDIEGDSLFITDLNDLRQFIIQQLIKKQGGDFEVEKLANRSLLFTISLPGLSYDNYQEVPEIVDSIRSETIEKENKLKYSPNNSKETILIIGEKSSDIEFLKNILIVEDYNIQFVDKKEDIKDILNEEVALIIINLFSLDQSTLKLCKIIRDDYMLFELPILVVLARSEPDYLIQGFEIGINDFIQKPFTSSELKAKVRNMVILKEKVKDSIQQKQNFLRAQIKPHFLYNTLGAIAYLCENNPAKASKLVLELSSYLRYSFDFDSLNKQVSIKKELELIDFYLNIQKARFGDKITVKYNLAADLIFTVPPLIIQPLVENAVKHGLLSRENGGNLEICISELKDYFEIKVIDDGPGMSEEELKHYLLKNDNKEREKVGLKNINHRLKRIYNQQLEVENTKRAGTTIKFKIPKQG from the coding sequence ATGAAAAAAATCTTTATAATATTTGCATGTTTTCTGTTTTTATTTCTTTTAGCTGATGGAAGCCATGCAAATAATGATATTAGAGAATTTGAAAATCAGACCTGGGAATATATCCCTGGTGATCTTCCAAGTGGAAGAGATAATATATATAATTTTGATTTAGCAGAAGGCTGGCAGTCCTATCAGCCTGGAGATACAATTGAACAATCTACCGATTATAGTTATATCTGGCTTAGAGTAAAGCTGCCAGATTATGATATCGATAATCCTACGCTTTATTTGCCAGGAGTTCTAGCCATAGAATATCCTTTCCCCTATCAATTATATCTTAATGGTGATCAAATTTATGAAAATGGCAGTTTAGAAGGAAAACTCAGGCTGCCAGAAAATTATCATTCTCTGGTTTCTTTACCTCAAAACTGGCAGGATAAATATCTTTATTTCCGTTTTTACAATAATAATCGTCAATTTACTATTGGAGAAGAGATTATTGCTTCGATTTCTTCATACCAGAATCTAATTGATGATTTATTTTCTCGAGCTCCAATCGGGCTTATTTTCGCTTTAATTTATCTTTTGCTTGGGATCTTTGCAGGAATTATTTATTTTTTTAGACTAAATGAAAAAATTTACTTATATTTAGCTCTTTTTTTATTGGCAACTTCTATTTATACAATACTCTATAACCAAATTTTTTCGGTAGTATTTAATCAATGGAATTATAGTTTTTATTTAATTTATTATTTTAGTATTTTTGTTTTAGCCGGTAGTTTCAGTTTTTTAATTAGTCAGATTATAAGCTCAAAAGAATTTTTATATAAAGCAATTGGTTATTCATATTTGATTACACTGGTTTTAGCTGTATTTTCTTATCTACTTCACCCACCATCTATGTTTACATTTTTAAAATTTTATAATATTTCGATTATTATTTTTTCTATATTTACTTTTGCCCAGATATTAAAGATCTTTCTGGTAGATAAAGAAGAGTTAAGTAAAGAGATTCTGATTTTATTAACTACAATTTCTTTTTTGGGAATAATTGCACTAATACTTGTTTTCGATATGTTAGCGGTTCAATATGATATTCAAATTTTTAGAGATCAATTTGATTTGCTTTCCTATAATCTTTTGTCATATGGAATATTCTTCGTTGTCCTCTCATTGCTCTTTATAGTCGGCAGGCGTTTTTCTGCTGTATATACCGACCTAGTTCAATATTCAGAAAAACTGGAAGAGGCTAACAAAAATTTAAGCAAATTAGACCACTTTAAAGATAAATTTATTACTACTACTTTAAAAGAATTTAAACTACCCTTATATAATATTATTTCAGCTGCAGAGTCGGTAATTAGGAATAATGTTAAAGCCCTAACAGTAGATTCTAAAAAAGATTTAGCCGGTATAATTAAAGGAGGTCAGGGTTTAAATTACCTTTTTGACAGTTTTATTGATTATGCAGATATTAAAAAGGGAACTATTGAATCAGAAACTGAAGATTTAGAGCTTAATCAGATTATTGATTATATAATAGAGTTTTTTAAGCCCATGCTTTCTGAAAAAGATATTAAGGTAGAAAATAATATTGAGAAAGAAAAGTTTATTATTGTTGCTGATAAAGGTCAGCTGATTCAAGCGATTTACAATCTTTTAGAATATGTCACAGTTTCTATCGATTCAGCGGAGATCTCATTTATGGCAGAAAAAGCTAATAATAAAATTAAAATAAAGCTAAAAATCGAAGCAAATAAAATTTTATTTAAATATAAGTCAGACATTCTTGATATTGAAGGTGATTCTTTATTTATTACTGATTTAAATGATTTAAGACAGTTTATTATTCAGCAGCTGATTAAAAAACAGGGAGGAGATTTTGAGGTCGAAAAGCTGGCCAATAGGTCACTGCTTTTTACTATTTCGCTTCCGGGTTTAAGTTATGATAATTATCAAGAAGTTCCTGAAATTGTTGATTCAATTAGATCAGAAACAATTGAAAAAGAAAATAAATTAAAATATTCACCTAACAATAGTAAAGAAACTATTTTGATTATAGGAGAAAAATCAAGTGATATTGAATTCTTAAAAAATATTTTAATAGTTGAAGATTATAATATTCAGTTTGTAGATAAAAAAGAAGATATTAAAGATATATTAAATGAGGAAGTTGCTTTGATTATAATTAATTTATTTTCTTTAGATCAATCAACTCTGAAATTATGCAAAATAATTAGAGATGATTATATGCTGTTTGAGCTTCCTATATTAGTGGTTTTAGCCAGAAGTGAACCCGATTATTTAATTCAGGGCTTTGAAATAGGCATTAATGACTTTATTCAAAAGCCTTTTACCAGCAGTGAATTAAAGGCAAAAGTAAGAAACATGGTTATTTTAAAAGAAAAAGTAAAAGATAGTATCCAGCAAAAGCAGAATTTTCTTAGAGCCCAAATCAAGCCTCACTTTTTATATAATACCCTGGGTGCCATTGCTTATTTATGTGAAAATAATCCAGCAAAAGCCAGCAAATTAGTGTTAGAACTTTCAAGTTATCTCCGTTATAGCTTTGATTTTGACAGTTTAAATAAGCAGGTTTCCATCAAAAAAGAGTTAGAACTTATTGATTTTTATTTAAACATTCAAAAAGCTCGTTTTGGTGATAAGATAACAGTAAAATATAATCTAGCTGCAGATTTAATATTTACGGTACCACCTTTAATAATTCAGCCTTTAGTTGAAAATGCAGTTAAACATGGACTTTTAAGCAGAGAAAATGGAGGTAATTTAGAAATTTGCATAAGCGAGTTAAAAGATTATTTTGAAATTAAAGTCATTGATGATGGGCCGGGTATGAGTGAAGAAGAATTGAAGCATTATCTGTTAAAAAATGATAATAAGGAAAGAGAAAAAGTAGGGCTTAAAAATATCAATCATCGTTTAAAAAGGATTTATAATCAACAATTAGAAGTAGAAAACACTAAAAGAGCTGGCACAACTATAAAATTTAAAATACCGAAGCAGGGTTAG
- a CDS encoding GGDEF domain-containing protein, with amino-acid sequence MNNFFIKYKFLFIILLTLVIMFISYNNYQRSNVLIENNYEKRQKLVERNIVDSIIHVDQSLKIADNQLNMEMRKYSQVLLDKYKDNPNVKEWNLEELKKEFVDYEIFIVNSDLKVTATTYAPDLGLDFNRFPSFAESLRQRLKGDSLVIDRLDLSINTGEFKKYSYQPTPDNQYLLELSVDILKRFPALKDLKLFRDVDNLIAEYEIVEDIGLYRVDALQGNVSRLSNEEPFLYSEIPEYEAELASNAAQSNQMQSRNIQANGSNYIHNFFPAIVEDSLESSQGWASYIVGIQYNESVMQADINFNRNLFLINSMIMFVILLIFIGIVIYLLQNLENQAYHDQLTGLANRDLVVKSFSDLKEKAKNRQKKIGILFLDIDNFKEINDNYGHDVGDKVLKEVADLLSSSLRSNDKLFRLGGDEFVITVTAINSMEEIKQVAKRIVDAFKEPLIVDQSNFFISVSLGISIYPEHGQDLSELLKNADNAMYRAKQQKEDYILYEDFE; translated from the coding sequence TTGAATAATTTTTTTATAAAGTATAAATTTCTTTTTATTATTTTATTAACTTTAGTGATAATGTTCATTTCTTATAATAATTATCAGAGAAGCAATGTCTTAATAGAAAATAATTATGAGAAACGTCAGAAACTGGTGGAAAGAAATATAGTAGATTCTATTATTCATGTTGATCAAAGTTTAAAAATTGCTGATAATCAATTAAACATGGAGATGCGTAAATATTCTCAGGTTTTATTAGATAAATATAAAGATAATCCTAATGTGAAAGAATGGAATTTAGAAGAATTAAAAAAGGAGTTTGTTGATTATGAAATCTTTATTGTTAATAGTGATTTAAAAGTCACAGCAACAACTTATGCTCCTGATTTAGGATTGGATTTTAATCGCTTTCCCAGCTTCGCTGAATCATTAAGGCAGCGATTAAAAGGTGATTCATTAGTTATTGATAGACTTGATTTATCGATAAACACGGGTGAATTTAAAAAATATAGTTATCAGCCAACCCCTGATAATCAGTATTTATTAGAATTAAGTGTTGATATCCTGAAAAGATTTCCTGCGTTAAAGGATTTGAAATTATTTAGAGATGTAGATAATTTAATTGCAGAATATGAAATTGTAGAAGACATCGGACTTTATAGAGTTGATGCTCTCCAGGGAAATGTTAGTAGGTTAAGTAATGAAGAACCCTTTTTATATTCTGAGATACCTGAATATGAGGCTGAATTAGCCAGCAATGCTGCTCAAAGCAATCAGATGCAGTCAAGAAATATTCAAGCAAATGGAAGTAATTATATCCATAATTTTTTTCCAGCTATAGTTGAAGACTCTCTGGAAAGCAGCCAGGGCTGGGCTTCATATATTGTAGGTATTCAGTATAACGAGTCTGTAATGCAGGCTGACATTAATTTTAATAGAAACTTATTTTTAATTAACAGTATGATTATGTTTGTAATTCTTTTAATTTTCATCGGTATTGTAATATATTTATTACAAAATTTAGAGAATCAGGCTTATCATGATCAGCTTACCGGTTTGGCTAATCGTGATTTAGTTGTTAAATCATTTTCTGATTTAAAAGAAAAAGCTAAAAACAGGCAGAAAAAAATTGGAATATTATTTTTAGATATAGATAATTTCAAAGAAATTAATGATAATTACGGGCATGATGTTGGTGATAAAGTTTTAAAAGAAGTAGCTGATTTGTTAAGTAGCAGTTTGCGAAGTAATGATAAATTGTTTCGGCTTGGTGGTGACGAATTTGTGATTACGGTTACTGCTATTAATTCCATGGAGGAGATAAAACAGGTGGCTAAAAGAATTGTCGATGCTTTCAAAGAACCACTGATAGTTGATCAAAGCAACTTTTTTATAAGTGTTAGTTTAGGTATCAGTATTTATCCTGAACATGGGCAGGATCTCAGTGAACTTTTAAAAAATGCTGATAATGCAATGTACAGGGCAAAACAGCAAAAAGAAGATTATATTTTATATGAAGATTTCGAATAA
- a CDS encoding response regulator, with translation MLNAIIVDDEIHALERMKDFVIKSDSLNLLGSYSQAEKCLKELEQGKLPDVVFLDIQMPGVNGLELAQKIQDIDENLDVVFITAYDNYAVDAFELNALDYLLKPISKQRFKKTVQRLKEKQGLVEEKSEKIKVNSFGQLDLSYQEEKLNIKWPTLKSQELFLLLLDHKGNLVAINKLAGKLWPDKTQQKANNILYTTIYSLRKAFREIGFKKIITSKRGYYRLNLDNFDLALLEFETLITKIKSNSAFSSEEIEQLIKVYQGPYLEDVDYEWAYNYKAKLEKEYKDALLKAADNYYKQQKFQKSEQLLKTILELDFLFDPAQKKLIKLLKFQAKEELARMQYNQYRMTLSRDLGIELKISYDDI, from the coding sequence ATGTTAAATGCAATAATAGTAGATGATGAAATACATGCTTTAGAAAGAATGAAAGATTTTGTAATTAAATCTGACAGCTTAAATCTACTTGGCAGTTACAGTCAGGCAGAAAAGTGTCTTAAAGAATTAGAGCAGGGTAAGTTGCCTGATGTAGTATTTTTAGATATTCAAATGCCTGGAGTTAATGGTTTAGAACTGGCCCAAAAGATCCAAGATATTGATGAAAATCTTGATGTGGTATTTATTACCGCTTATGATAATTATGCAGTTGACGCTTTTGAGTTAAATGCTCTAGATTATTTATTAAAACCGATTTCTAAACAGCGATTTAAAAAAACAGTTCAGAGATTAAAAGAAAAGCAAGGTTTAGTAGAAGAAAAATCTGAAAAAATAAAGGTCAATTCTTTTGGTCAATTAGACTTAAGCTATCAGGAAGAAAAACTAAATATTAAATGGCCGACCTTAAAATCTCAAGAATTATTTTTATTATTGCTTGATCATAAAGGTAATCTTGTAGCAATTAATAAATTAGCAGGAAAGTTGTGGCCGGACAAAACACAGCAGAAAGCCAATAATATTTTATATACTACCATTTATAGTTTAAGAAAGGCTTTTAGAGAGATAGGTTTCAAAAAAATTATTACCAGTAAAAGGGGTTATTACAGACTTAATTTAGATAACTTCGATTTAGCTTTATTAGAATTTGAAACTCTAATTACTAAAATAAAATCTAATTCTGCTTTTTCTTCTGAAGAAATTGAGCAGTTGATAAAAGTTTATCAGGGCCCTTATCTTGAAGATGTAGATTATGAATGGGCCTATAATTATAAAGCCAAACTTGAAAAAGAATATAAAGATGCTCTTTTAAAAGCAGCAGATAACTATTATAAACAGCAAAAATTTCAAAAGTCAGAGCAGCTTCTAAAAACTATTTTAGAGCTTGATTTTTTATTTGATCCAGCTCAGAAAAAGCTTATAAAACTTTTAAAATTTCAGGCTAAAGAAGAATTAGCAAGAATGCAATATAATCAGTATAGGATGACCTTAAGCAGGGATTTAGGTATTGAGCTTAAAATCAGTTATGATGACATTTAA
- a CDS encoding response regulator has product MFNTVIINDNANYFKEITSLISQNKELNLIANYENPIRCLTELKKDKRELKVVIMTTNIMGYSGLEVAKQIHHLDKKIKIIFIADNHDYAVEAFDVGAFDYLLWPVEEKRFRETINRLEE; this is encoded by the coding sequence ATGTTCAACACAGTGATAATTAATGATAATGCCAACTATTTTAAAGAAATAACAAGCTTGATTTCTCAAAATAAAGAATTAAATTTGATAGCAAATTATGAAAATCCTATCAGATGTTTAACTGAATTAAAAAAAGATAAAAGAGAACTTAAAGTAGTAATTATGACCACTAATATTATGGGATATAGTGGTTTAGAGGTAGCAAAACAAATTCATCACTTGGACAAGAAGATTAAAATTATCTTTATTGCTGATAATCATGATTATGCAGTTGAAGCTTTTGACGTAGGCGCATTTGACTATCTTTTATGGCCGGTTGAGGAAAAGAGATTTAGAGAAACCATTAATCGCCTGGAAGAATAG